The genomic DNA ggatatgtgtgtgtgtgtgtgtttctgggtctgtgtgtgcatgtgtgtgtgtgtgtgtgtgtctggatctgtgtgtgtgtgtgtgtgtgtgtgtgtgtgcatgtgtgtgtgtgtgtgtgtctggatctgtgtgtgtgtgtgtgtgtgtgtgtgtgtgtgtgtgtgtgtgtgcgtgtgtgtctggatctctgtgtgtgtgtgtgcgcgctcatgtgtgtgtgtgtgtgtctgtctgtgtgtgtgcgtgtgtgtgtgtgtgtgtgtgtctgggtctgtgtgtgcatatgtgtgtgtgtgtgtctggatctgtgtgtgtgtgtgtgtgtgtggatctgtgtgtgtgtgtgtgtgggtctgtgtgtgcatgtgtgtgtgtggtgtgtgtgtgtctgtgtgtgtgtgtgtgtgtgcggtctgtgtgtgcatgtgtgtgtgtgtgtgtgtctgggtctgtgtgtgtttgtgtgtgtgtgtctggatctctgtgtgtgtgtgtgtgtttctgggtccgtgtgtgcgtgtgcgtgtgcgtgcgtgtgcgtgtgtgtgtgtgtgtgtgtgtgtttctgggtctgtgtgtgcatatgtgtgtgtgtgtgtctggatctgtgtgtgtgtgtgtgtgtgtgtctgtgtgtgtgtgtgtgtgtgtgtgtgtgtgtgtgtgtgtgtgtgtgtgtgtgtgtctggatctgtgtggtgtgtgtgtgtgtgtgatctgtgtgtgtgtgtgtgctgtgtgtgtgtgtgtgtgtgtgtggatctctgtgtgtgtgtgtgcgcgctcatgtgtgtgtgtgtgtgtgtgtctggatctgtgtgtgtgcgtgtgtgtgtgtgtgtgtgtgtgtgcgcgtgtgtgtctggatctctgtgtgtgtgtgtgcgcgctcatgtgtgtgtgtgtgtgtgtgtgtgtgtctgggtctgtgtgtgtgtgtgtgtgtgtctggatctctgtgtgtgtgtgtgtgtgtttctgggtccgtgtgtgcgtgtgcgtgtgcgtgtgtgtgtgtgtgtctggatctctgtgtgtgtgtgtgcgcgagcgctcatgtgtgtgtgtgtgtgtgtgtctgggtctgggtctgtgtgtgtgtgtgtgtgtgtgtgtgtctggatctctgtgtgtgtgtgtgtttctgggtccgtgtgtgcgtgtgcgtgtgcgtgtgcgtttgcgtgtgcgtgcgtgtgtgtgtgtgtgtgtgtgtgcgcgcgcgcgtgtgcgtgtgtgtgtgtgtgtgtgtgtgtgtgtgtgtgtctgggtccGCGTGTGtacccatacacatgcaaacatgcacatcTCACTCATATGAAAGTGGGAAAGAAAAGCGcgttctctctgcttccatctcctcTCGTTCCCTGGTCCACCCATTCACATATTCGTCCTCTAGGCTTTGCCAAGATCTTTCTGTCAGGAAACACTGGCCATTTGCTCCTCTCTCTGACTGACAAATGGGTTATTCTACATCTAGCAGCATTCATTCTCTAACAATGGCCTTTTATTTTGTACAACAATCATACACGCTCTGCTTCTGCCTTTCCTGTCAGTAGGCCATTATACCACAGTATGTGGGACCCTCTTCACAAGGCAGCGTCCCCATAAACCCCTCTCTGCCACGGAGCAGTCCACAGAAATGACAGAttagtctgtttctttcttttgttgtttttgaaacagggtctcatgaagtccagactggccttgaacacctgcctcagcctccgagTCCTGGGGCTGCAGGTACGAAGAACTCTGCTTGGCTCATACAATGGCCTATTTCTTGACTTTCTCTTTTTGGAAAGGGGGGACACGGCCGGGCCTCTAtatatagccctggttggcctgaaatttgctatgtcgaccaggctggctttgaactcaaagacattgactgcctctgcctcccgagataAAGGCGCAGtctgtttctttaattttgatgctttttttttttttttttttttaagaagcaagGTCACATGTAGtgcagactggctttgaactcactatagaGCCAAGGCTCAagcttctgtttttccttctacCTGCCAAGTCCTAAGAGGCAAGTGACTCCATGCCCTGCTTAGATCAGtctatttctttcttgtgtgggcacatgaacatgtgtatgtgtgttcctgtgggtgttgggatgCATGCCTGTGAGGGGGTGtgcaagactgtgtgtgtgttcatgtgagtgagcatgtctctgtgtgtgtctgtgtgttcgtgtgtgggtgtgggtgagcatgcctgtgtgttcatgtgagtgagcgtgtgtgtgtgtgtgtgtgtgtgtgtgtgtgtgtgtgtgtgagcatgcctgtgtgttcatgtgagtgagcgtgtgtgtgtgtgtgtgtgtgtgtgtgtgtgtgtgtgtgtgagcatgcctgtgtgttcatgtgagtgagcgtgtgtggttgtgtgtgtgtgtgtgtgtgtgtgtgtgtgtgtgtgtgtgagcatgcctgtgtgtgtgttcatgtgtgagggtaaattcacacacatgtgtggaggctaAAGGTCAACCTCAGGTACTGTTCCACCttattttgtgagacaaggtctctcactagccCAGAGCTCACACAACAGGCCAGACTAGCTGGCCTGAGAGCCCAGGggtctgtctgcctccctccctagtgttgggactacaagcatgcatcaccatgaaTGGCTTTTTTATGTGACTTCTGAGTTCAAACTCGGATTCTGATGCTTGTGTTATAAGCACTTCACTTAGCAGAGCTCTCTCTCCACTCCTAGATTAAGCCCTTTATTAACACTGGCAAATCCCACCAAAGTAGCTCCTGACTGCTCGTCTGGCCTGTTCCTCCAAGAAGTTGATTTAATCACCcccccaacatttttttttcagacagggtttctctgtgttgctttggaggctgtcctggaacttgctctgtatgccaggctggtctcgaactcacagagatccgcctgcctctgccttccgagtgctgggattaaaggcgtgcaccaccaatgcccggctaatcTACCCTTTTTTATCATAGACTTGGCCAATGGAGGGGGGAGCCTTCCCCTACAGGGAAGAGACCCTCAAGCTGGCCTGATTTGCCTCCTTTTCCAGCCTTGAGAGATGTGCCAGAGAGtactcccctttccttttcttcatttcctcccttGTTTTACCTGCCAGGCTAAAGCTGAATCTTTTGTTCTGAGGCATAAGACAGCGGATGTTCCTTGGTCTACGGCCCCTGGTCTCGGGAAGCCCCTCTGCAGGGCACACCAATAGCAGGGCAGCGCCCTCTCCCCAGAAGTACTGAGCATGTCCTCGCACAGGGTTCCTCCCCTCTAGCCAGGTCACAGAGTCCAGACGCCTGGCAGGGACCACAGAGCACAGGAGGGCAGAGCACGAGGGGCCATCTGGAGACTTCACAGAGAATTGAGATCCTAGCAAGAGAGAAGACACTTCAGTTTCTTGTGTGGTCTTCCCCAGTCcccagtgtccacagaggtctTTGTGCCCTAACTCACCTTTGAGCACCGAGACATCATACACCCTCCAGTTCTGGTATTTACGGTTCTGATCCATCACAGTGCACCAGTACCGCCCGGCATCTTCATCCCTGGGCCCCTCCAGCAATAAGGAATAGTTCCCGAGGACTTTGAACCTGGAATCATTCTCAGGTTTCCCCAGATCTGAGACTGGCCTGTCTACTTGGATCTGGGCCACCAAGATGGTGGAGGAGCCTCCTGCCGGGCTGCGGAACCAGGATAGGAGCTGGCCCCCAAGTAGCGAGGGTGGTGAAGGACACGGCAGCTCGGCTGACTCCCCTGAGATTGCATAGATGATCTGGATGCTGTCTGTGGAGAAATGGTGGTGTCAGACTAGAGCTGTCCATGCCTTCAGCAAGTCCCCTCTTCATCTCTAACCCCGCCTTCTTTTCCTTCCGGGGTCCCCAAGTGCATTTCTCAAGAAACTGCTAAGAAGAAGGAGAGGTGGGCTGGGGCAAAGGGTAGTTGGTTAAGTGCTTGCCTGAGTTCTTGGGTTCCATGCccaacactgaaagaaaaaagtctcTTATAGACTGGGAATGGAGCTCAGCGCACAGCTAGCAGGAGTGCCTGTCTAGTTTGCATGAAGCACTGACTCTGGTCCCCAGCACATGCTGGAGATCCAGACacccagagacaggaaaatcagaagtGTCATCCCCAGCTGCTTAAAGGGTTCGAGGCAACCCTGGGATACATGAGTCCCAGAAAGAGTGGGGATGGGGGTATGGTGGGAAGATGGAGTACAGAGAGTAAAGGCTTTCTATTTCCCTTGCCAGTGAGAGGCTCTGAGATAGGACCTAGGGAGGCCACCCTTATCTCTCCAAACACCTactcatctgtttttgttttctatgggGAGCTAAGCCATgcctgacacacacctgtaacaccagcacccgggaaggctgagggaggagggttgCGATATACTAAGAGgtgccaggccagccaaggcaatgccctgtctcaaagcaaacagataatgataaaaataagggAGCCtgtaagctgggtgtggtggcatgcacctgtggtcacagcactcaggaggcagaacaaGGGGTTCCTGAGCTGAGCATTCAGGGCCAGCAGGGACTGCTGCGAGTTTCTATACTGATTTGACAAAATCCCTGgctaaagcaacttaagggagtaagatttattcatttatttgttcatttgtttattatatttgagacagggtttctctgtgtagccctggcactcactctgtagatcaggctgtcctcgaactcggagctctgcctgccttcgcctcccgagttctgggactgaaggtgtgcgtcaccacttaacatttattttggcttatggtttaaGGAACACTCCATCATCGCGGGAAATTTATGGCTGTAGAAACATGCCTGCCTCTGGATGAACTTAggggtagagaaaggggaacacctaTACTCCGCTGGCTGCGTCCTTTCCCCGTTTTGAGTTAGTCTAGAACCCCAGCCCACTGGATGGTGACACTGACATTTGAGGTAGCTCTTTCCTCCTCAGTTAAAACTCTTTGGaaacccccacagacatgcctagaagTAGTGTACTGGAAGATTCCGCATCACAACCACATAGCAAGACCCTCATCTTGTATCATCAAAGCAACTGCTTGGCTGAGGATCACCTGGATCTCCTGGTCTTGCCATctcctctcaaatcctgggatgaTGGGCATAGTGCGCCAATTTGTGTGGCGATAGGGACCAAACTCTGGGTTGGAGATGAAATGAGAGCTCTGTATGTGCCAGGCAAGCCCTGTTttaagctatatccccagaccTGATACTGATATTTTTGAAAGCACAGGAAACTGTATCCAACTAGGCCCAGGGTGCCTCTGGGTCTCCCCGGGAATAAAAGCAAAGAGAGTTCCAACAATGTAAGTCTGTCTTCTGTGCATTTTCAGAAGTGCCAAGAAGCAGCCGCCCCTTCCAACTTTCCAAATAACTGCAGAACCCTCCACCTCCTACCCCTTACCTGCAGCAGCCCGGGGGCACCCGCACCAGAACAGGAGGAGGTGGAGAGCGACTATGACTGCCATGGAGAGAGCCTGCCAAGTCCCCCTGCTCCAAAGACctggtgtttccagagaggaagcagagcgCAGATAGAGGCCACAAGCCCTGGACTGGAGCCACTGGGCCACTGGGGGAAGCAGGGAAGATAAGACTCAATTGCAATGGGGGAAAAGGAACCTCCATCTTCAGTTCTTGGAGTTGGTCCTGGTGCGAGCTGCTCTCGTGTGGAAGGAATCCAGATGTCTACCACGTCTCAGCCTCAAAGCCTTCTGTAGCTTCTTCTATCCCCGAGACATCAACCTTGAGCCAACCATGCCTGTTCTCACCTTGGAACCCAGCACAAAACCATAATCCAGGCGGTGCCCCCTAAATGATCTCAAATGTCTTTTCCTGTGGTTACCTGGCATACTatggactgttccagaacccctgcgGAGTGTCTTTAGCTGTCACTCAAGGAGAAACACAGCAGGGACCTGGAGTTTTCATAGATGCTTAGACTCCTAAGCACACCTTTATACAATCTAATTGTTTATCATTTAATTTAGGTGGTTAATGTTTAATTAGgtggttgcttttttgtttttttttctatgtatgtattttattttgttttttgagccagggtttcaaGTTGTGTAGTTAGGGATGATACTGAATTCTTAACCtttccctccacctcccaggtatGAGATGAGGTGACAGGCATGTATCATTATGAACAGCTAgttaattatttcaaatatagGGCAAGTTCTTTGTCACTGAGGGCTATCCCCAGCCATTAAATTATCTTCTTTTGGGCTGGTGAGGTGGGTCAAGTAAGCTGATGGCCTTTGCCAATGAGCCTAACAGCTGGAGCTCAGTCCTCAGGATCCTCAGGGGATGAGGAGAACTGACTCTGCAGAATTGGTCTCTGAGTTTCACATACAACGAGCTGGCtagtttttcctatttatttattttaattttacatcccgaccacagtttccctccctgGTATCCTCCCATCCCTGCCCTCTGCTCCCCACCTTCACTGGTTAGTTTTTAATGTCAATTTTACACCTTAGAGCCCTATGagaagaaggattttttttttctgaggcaaggtttctctgtgtaacagtcctgtttgtccaggaactcactctgtagaccaggctggccttgaactcagagatccacctgcctctgcctcctgagtgctgggactaagcgTGTTCATCACTTCCCGCTTGCTTCTTGAATTTCTTCCTCCAATGGTGGGCTGTgatgagatgaaataaaccctgtcctgGAGTCacctctggtcatggtgtttcatcgaagcaatagaaaccctaactgcgTCAGgggtggtgccacacacctttcatcccagcacgcaggaggcagaggcaggtggatctctgagttcaaggccagcctggtctaggacaGCCACATCcacatggtgagactctgtctcaaaaacaaacaatcataCAAACAAGGGGGAACACTAACAAGGAAGTGTCTGAGTTAGGGTTaacattgctgtgatgaacaccatgaccaaagcaacttggggaggaaagggtttatttggcttacactttcgtATCATAGTTCAttgtcaaaggaagtcaggacaggaaccccagcagggcaggaacctggagtcaggagctgatgcagaggccatggagggggatgctcactggcttgctcttttcattttatgtctgCACACTGACAACCACATAACAGAGTCAATACTAAGCTaccttgaaatctcctctgccaatggCATTAATCTAACACTCTAGGATATGCAggctgtgtgcatatgtggaaacacaaaaaaaatcataattttaaaatctgaaaaagagGGAGTGGTGAAACATGTGTTTAATTGTAGcactttgaaacagggtctctctaagtGGCCccgactggcctggaactcactgtgtagaccagagtggcctggaACCAAGAGactcatctgtctctgcctcttgggtgggattaaaagcatgtgctattACACCTAGTGGCTTACCTCTTTCAACATTTTTATAGCACTTTTCATAATAATCCTGGTATTGCTGCTAATGGATACATCCctagagtctctctgtgtctctttgtgtgtttgcgtgtgtctgtctgtctctccctctctcagtgtatgtgtgtgtgactgtctctgcctctccctttgtgtgagtgtgtctgtgtgtctgtgtctatgtgtgtgtgtgtgtgtgtgtctgtatgtgtctatgtgtctgtgtctatgtgtgtctgtgtctatgtgtgtgtttgtgtgtctgtgttcgtgtgtatgtgtctgtgtctgtgttcgtgtgtatgtgtctatgtgtatgtgtgtgtatgtgtgtctgtgtgtgtctgtatgtgtctatgtgtgtctgtgtctgtctgttatgtgtgtgtgtgtctgtatgtgtatgtgtctgtgtgtgtatgtgtgtctgtgtgcgtgtgtatatgtctgtgtgtgtgtttatgtgtctctgtgtgtgtgtgtgtgtgcgcgtgtgtatgtgtgtctctgtatgtgtgtatgtctgtgtgtgtatgtgtgtctgtgtgtgtgtgtgtgtgtgtgtctgtgtgtgtgtctatgtgtgtgtgtgtgtgtctgtgtgtgtgtatatgtgtgtctgtgtgtgtgtgtatatgtgtgtctgtgtgtgtgtgtgcatgtgtgtgtctgtgtctgtgtgtgtgtgtgtctgtgtgtgtgtgtgtgtgtctgtgtctgtgtgtgtgtgtgtgtgtgtgtgtgtgtgtgtgtgtgtctgtgtgtgtgtgtgtgtgtgatggcaggACAAGTGCTCGACcgttgagctacatctccagccgcTAGACTCTGCTGCTACTCCCACCCAGCGATCCTTCCAGAGCGCGCTGACATTAAGGATTAGgagggggaaaacaaacaaaccaacaaaaacacgATTTAATCACGCCGGGGCGTTTTTTTTTAACTCTCGATGTTCAGAACGCCTCTGTCGCAGCTGCGCGGAACCCTCCTCTCGCGGCCCCAAAGCCAGGCCGGAGCGGCCGCGGGGAAGAACCGGTACGTGCTGACGTCAGGCACGCAGCGCCTGGGAGGCCGAGGGCGGGGCCGGCGGGGACCTGAGGCCGAGGGACCGCGGCCCGAGCCGGGGCCATGGCGAAGCTGCTGAGCTGCGTCCTCGGCCCCCGGCTCTACAAGATCTACCGGGAGCGGGAGACGGAGCGGGCCGCGTCCAGCGTCCCGGAGACTGCCACTGCCGTCCCCGCCCCGTCCGCCAGCTCCTGGGTGAgtcgcccccccccccgccgagGACGTGGTACGGCCCGAGCCGCGCTGGGCCAGCGCCCCCCGGACGCGTCCACTGCCGGGGGCGGGGGAGGCCGCTTGTCCGCCTGTGGCGCTTCCCGGCTCCCAGCACGCCGGCCGCCGCCTCCCTGCACGGCTTTGCAGCCGCTCCTGCTCGCTCTGCCCCGGCCCCGGCCCGGCCCGGCCCTGCCCGCCAGGCTTCCTGGCTGGTCCCACTTGAGCCGGAGTCCTGGCTCGCACTGGCCGCTTTTGCCCGTGAACTCCCGGTTTCTCCCTCCCCTAGGCTCTGGTGACTTTCTCTGTAACCTGACTTTTCAGTCTCAAAATGACTTCTGCAACCATGAGTCCACTTGTGCAGCCCGAGCCCACAGACCCAGCCCGAAGACCAGCTGCGGGTGGTGGCCGTCTGCCCTCCAGATAGGCTcgtccctttttttgtttttattggctgCAAATTATGTTTAGGAGCCGTTCCAAATTGCCCACATCTAGCCACATTTCTTCTTACGTCAAATGCTATTCCTTCCCTCTTAGAATTGTCATGGAGTCTTTCCACTACCTACCCCTCTCTTCCGTATACACAGAATCGTATTTATATCcgagttttgaaaaaaaaagagccgGCCTCCCAAATGCTGCTTTCACTTTTGCTTCCAAGTCAGGGTCAGAGGTCAGTAGAGGCCAGGACTATCCCAAGAGAAATGGCCAGGGAGGCTAGAACCAGGTGGCACACACTGGGGCTtctggaagggaggaagggcCTGACAGCCTGCAGGGTCCCTAACGGACCATGCCATCTGTTTTGGCAGGATACATATTATCAGCCCCGTGCCCTGGAGAAGCATGCCGACAGCATCCTGGCACTGGTAAGTCAGCTCTGCACCTGCGATTCCGTAATTCTTACCAGGCCCACCCAGCTGCTCCCGTCCAGCCTGGGAGTGGGAGGTGCTCTGAGCTCTGTTCAGAAGAACATATGTGTACCCAAAGCTCAGATAGTTGGCCTTCCCTCTTGGGGACCCCCCTTATGTACCATCAGCTTTCTCTGGAGCAGTCTGAGCCCTGAGGATAACACATGTACCCCTGGGATCTCGCACAGGTCTCTGGGCCTGCAGTCCCCAGTGACCTGTCCTCCCTGGCAATTAACGTCTTTGGCTGCCTCGGCAGCTGTTCTCTCTGGCAGAGTTCCTATGGTGATGTTTTCCTATCTCTGGGAGACAAAGCCTAGGACTCTCTTGAGTGGGGCCAACTGTGAAGGCCTGATTAACTTGAGTAGACAGAGAGGCTGGTGTTTTCAATGTGATGAAACTGTGTCAGCCTCCGTTACGCTCTGACACACTACCTGGCAACAGATGTTTGGGCCCCTACAATGTGCATGATGTCATGAACAGAGCATTTGCTTAGAGTGTGGACTCCAGGTTCCCCCTCAGAGCCTAGGCCTGGAAAGGCAAGTCAGTGTGCGCACAGGTGTGGTGGTGactgcctgtctctatctctgctgCAGGCTTCAGTCTTCTGGTCCATCTCTTACTACTCCTCTCCCTTCGCCATCTTCTACCTGTACAGGAAAGGTCAGTGCGCtctcaggggtgtgtgtggggaggaatGGGCAGGCCACTGGCAGGTGAATCAGCTCCCCAGAGAGGAACGGGGTCCTGTGAGCACCGTTTTAATTCCCTCTTCTACCAGGAGTCTTCTCCCCCtgagacagtggttctcagccctcCTAACGCTGTGACTCtattagttcctcatgttgtggtgaccgtcccccaaccataaaattgtttttgttgctacttcataactaattttggcactgttatgaattataatgtaaatattttgccaAAGGGTtcacaacccacaagttgagaaccggTGCTCCCAAAGAGAGGGCCTGCCTGGAATAGAGGCTGTGTGCAAACGGGGAAGAATGGCTGAGAGAGAGCTCCTCATACCG from Cricetulus griseus strain 17A/GY chromosome 1 unlocalized genomic scaffold, alternate assembly CriGri-PICRH-1.0 chr1_0, whole genome shotgun sequence includes the following:
- the LOC100771134 gene encoding lymphocyte antigen 6 complex locus protein G6f, encoding MAVIVALHLLLFWCGCPRAAADSIQIIYAISGESAELPCPSPPSLLGGQLLSWFRSPAGGSSTILVAQIQVDRPVSDLGKPENDSRFKVLGNYSLLLEGPRDEDAGRYWCTVMDQNRKYQNWRVYDVSVLKGSQFSVKSPDGPSCSALLCSVVPARRLDSVTWLEGRNPVRGHAQYFWGEGAALLLVCPAEGLPETRGRRPRNIRCLMPQNKRFSFSLAAAPTEPSPTTCAPVQSWDVPRVLILLFTAGQGVTIIVLSIVLCRRRAQASRDREPSIPHFKPEVQVYENIHLARLG